The Paenibacillus spongiae nucleotide sequence CGATCGCCGACCGGGACGACCGTCGGCAGTCCGATGCACTGCTTGGACCATCCGCAGTTGCGCCCGTCGAGAACAACGGCTTTGTTCTCGGAGGTCCAGCGTTTCGGATCGCGCGACCAGTAGACCCATATCGCATCCGTATATTCGCCGCCGGCTTCGTCGATTCCGATGTGGTTCGTGAACAGAAACCAGGTGTCGTTCTCTTTCTCATAGTAGACCGAGCTATTCTCGATTTGTTCCGTAAGAGGGACAATCGGCTCCGGATCGACTGTCCAGGAACCATTCAAATCCTCTGTTCGGGCAACGCCGATCGTCCGCGTCACCAACCCCTCGTCCGATTTCGCCGCGCTGAAAAATTGCATGTATTCGCCGCCATGGGCAATGATATGGCCGGGACTGGCAGTGTCGGAATAATACGTACCCGGCACGGTACGGAAGGGGATGATCTCCGGCTGCTTCACCCAAGGTCCGCTTAAGGTAGGAGCGATCGCTTTCATGGTATAGTAAGGCATCATTGGAATCCGGTCCGGAAGCGGCGTCGCTTCTCTTGATCCGACATAATACATATGCCAGACGTCGCCGTCCCGGTAGAACCACGGCGAAGTGGCCGTGCCTTCGTCCAAGTCTCCGGAACCGCCGAAATCCAGCACCGGACCGAGCCTCTCCCAATGGATCAGATCCGTACTTACCGCAAGGCAGGCGAGCCACCCGTCCGGTCCGCATCCGTCGTAGAACAGATGATAGACTCCGTTCTCCTCGAAAAGTATGGCTTCCCGCATGCCATTGCGGTCGCACTGCCCCGGACCCTCGCCGTGCTTGAGGATCATTCCTTGATCGCGCGCCTCCATGCGGAGAGCTGCGACCGGTCTGTTGTCGATATACATGGCTTGCATTTCCTCCTTCATGCTGTTACCCGTAGGGCCCTCTGCGGTGCATGCCCAGTAACCGGCTCATTCGGGGATGATCCTTCCATCGATCGACGATCTCCTGCGGCATCTTATAATTGATAAACGGATAGAATCGCTGCGAAATCCATCGTTTCCCATACATAACCTGCTGCACGATCCGGTTCTCGTCGCTTTCGTTGCGTGCGCCGCGGTGCCAGGTCTGGCCCGAGAAGATCAGGCAATCGCCCTTCTTGGCTACGATAGTTACCGGACCTTGTCCCTTGTAAAGCGGCGGGTTGTGCGTCGGATCGGGCTCCCGGCCGCTGCGGTGACTGCCGGGGATGAGCTGTGTCGGTCCCATCGACTCCGTCACATCGACCAGGTAATAGATGCAGGTAACCAGAAAGGTAGGCAGCTGAATGCGCGGATCGAATTCGACTCCCTCCGGAAGCGGAAAGAACAGCTCCTCGTCCACATGCCATTGGTCGATTCCTTCATTTCGCGGCGTGCGCAGGGCGTTCATCGCGAACATATGGCAGCCCCGGCCCAGCAGCGCCTCCGCAAAATCAACGACGCCGGGCTGCATGATCAGGCGCTGGAACCGTTCTCCCTTCTCGAACATAAGCGTCCGGATCGTCGGTCCGTAGCCGTCTTCCGGGCCCTGGAAGGCTTCGAGTACGCCTTCCTTCAGCGCATCCGCCTCCTCCGTCTGTAAGGCGCCTCTTATTACGGTGAATCCTTGCTTGTTGAATTCATCCAAATGCTCTTGTATCGGCCGCATCGGCTTCGCCACTCCTTGTGATTAGACATCGAATACTTTCCTATAAGGTAGCAGATTGACGTCTTGGATGATTGGGGAATATGCCAAGCCGATTGGATAATCCGCCGACATAAGAGGAAGGAGACCGGAGGGCTGCGGGAGAATATGTTGTTGTTGGGCAAAGGAGGGAGAACTGCAATTGAGAAGGTATACGAACGAAGAGTTTATGGACGATGATTCGTTCCCGTTCCGCGCTTTCCCCGCTCCGGTGTCCGAAAGCATCGAGAGCCATTCCCATGAATTCGTCGAGCTAGTATTTGTCGTCGAAGGGAAAGGCGAGCACGAGTATAATCATCATTTCTCCCCGATTGCGGAAGGGGACGTCTATATGATTTCGCCGCAGACGACGCATGGCTACCGGCTTCAAACGGACAGTCCGCTTCTCGTGTACAACGTCATCTTTCAGCCATCGGTCTTTGCCGAGGAGCTCGAGGTCATGTCGCGATTCAACTCGTTTATCGATTTCTTCTATATCGAGCCGTTTCTAAGAAGCACGGCCAGCTATAAGCCGCACCTGAATTTGAAGGGGCGCGAGCGGCTGGAGCTGAAGCAGATGATCGAGCGCCTGATCGACGAAGACCGGAAGCGGGAGATGGGATATCAGTTCTTTATTAAGACAACGATGATTCAGTTGTTCATACACTTGAGCCGCTGTTATGAACGGATGCTTCATAAAGTGTCTTTCGCTGCTGCGGAGGAGGAGACGATGTTCCGCCACGTGCGGGAGTTTATCGCGGCGCATTATGCGCAGCCGCTTACGCTTAAGCAAATGAGCGGGCTATGCGGTATGAGCCAGTCCTCGTTCACGTCCAAATTCAAGCAGTATTCAGGCAAGACGTTCATCGAATACCGGAATGAAATCCGCATCGAGGTTGCCAAGGAATGGCTGACCAAGACGGACGAGAAGACGGTAGCGATCGCGCTTGAGGTCGGGTATGAGGATTTAAGCTACTTCAACCGGGTCTTTAAAGATTGCTTTGGAATGCCGCCGGGGAAGTACCGGGAGCTGTACCGGGGAAAATGAATCGTCAGCCGCTGCGGCGGCCGGCGATTTTATTTTCTAAAATCTGAAACTAACTGGAGGAAATTACCGTTCGAACACGAAATGAATAGAAGGTTAATGGATATGGTTCTATTAGCGGCAAACCGGTTTTGATGAATAAGCATTATGTAAAGCGAGGTCGCTATGGTCGCCATATATAAGGACTTTACATTGAACTTTTTTTATATTTTTTTCATCCCTGCCGTGTTCTTCGTGCTTATTCGCCAATTCAGAGACAGAAAGCGGCTCTACCAGCTCTCGATATGTGCCGTATTTGCGGTCTCGCTCGTCTCGAGCATGTCCGTCCCCGTTTCCATCAATGGACTCATCTACGATTTTCGTGCAATTCCGCTGACCCTCGGTTCTCTCTATGGCGGGGTGCCAGTATCGATTGTGTTATATTTAATTTTAATCATTTACCGGCATATCATGGGAAACGTGAACCAGCTGGAATATATCATCTCCATTCTCCCGACGATGATGATCGTGTCATGGATTATTACCAAGTACGCTGTATTGTCCATCGGTCAGAAAGTATTGGCAGCCATTGCGGCTTACTTCACCATTCGAATGCTCACCTTGGCTTCCTATCTGTTCCTCACCGACGATATCGAGTTTTTCTTGAATCCCCACTTTCCCTGGACGCTCGCGTTAATCGTCCTCCAAAGCTTGCTTACAGGCGCTTTTGCCTACCTTCTGGAATTTATGGAAAGGCTTCTACGGTTTCAGGAAGAGATCAGAAAGGCGGAGAAATTGAAGCTGGTCACCGGCATCGCAGCCTCGGTTGCCCATGAAGTCCGCAATCCGTTAACGACGGTACGCGGGTTTATTCAATTGCTGGGGAAAGAAGGGCTAAGCCAGCGCAACCGAATCTATTATCAACAGATCTGTCTGGAAGAGCTGGACCGGGCGCAGCAAATTATATCGGACTATCTGACGCTGGCCAAGCCGGATCCGGAGAGGATCGAGCCGATCCATATTCTCGCCGAGATCCAGTATGTAGCGAATGTGTTGTCCTCGTATGCGAATATGCAGAACGTCCGGATCGAGATCGACATGGAACGGTGCGTGCAGGATATTCAGATTGTGGGCGATCAATCGAAATTCAGGCAGGCCTTAATTAATCTGTGCAAGAATAGCATCGAAGCGATGCCGGAAGGCGGAACCTTAACATTAGCAACGGGGCTGTATAAAATAAATCCGGTCATCTCGATTAAGGATACCGGGATCGGCATGACGAAGGAACAATTAAACCGGCTGGGAACCCCTTTTTACTCTACGAAGGAGAAGGGGACCGGACTCGGTACGATGGTGGCGTTCTCGATTCTTCGGACGATGGCCGGCGAAATCGAGACGACGAGCGAGCTGGGGAAGGGTACTGCGTGTACGATCATTTTCACGAAGAACCCTGCGGGCGCTATGCTGCCGGCGGCTGATCAGCAATCTTAGCAAGAGACATCTATAGGGTGTCTCTTTTTTTATGCCAGTTCGTTTTACGCTAATCCTAGCTGTCTGTTTAAAAAGTGAAGAAACTTTCTTCGCCCTTGAAGACATCGACATCGGTATCTTTATCCGGTTGATCCGGTATAACAATTTGTTCAATGGTCAGGCTTGCCAGATTGCGATCGATATTTTATAATACATATGAACACATACTCATATATTGATTTATTGGAGCCAAGCGATATGGTAATGCTGGTAACATTGTCGGGAAGCTGAAGAAGCGAGGTGTTTGTATGGGCAACCAACAGAAAGCTAAACATCGCCACGGCGATGAGCATCAGGGACGTGGCCGCGAACATGATCATGATCATGATCACGATCACGATCACGATCACGGGCACGAACATGGTCACGACCACGATCACGAACATGATCAGGAACATGGTCAGGAACATGATCACGATCACGAACATGGTCATACGAACGGACAAGGTCACGGGCACGGGCACGGACATCACGGACACAGTCATTCCCATGTTCCGAACAATAAAGCGGGGTTGTCCATAGCGCTGGCCATAACATCGGTCATTATGCTGCTGGAGTTCATCGGAGGATTGATTACGAACAGTCTGGCCTTGCTGTCGGATTCCGGCCATATGTTAAGCGATGTCGGCGCTCTCGCGCTGAGCCTGGTCGCCATGGCGCTCGCATCCCGTCCGCCGTCGCCTCGCAAGTCGTACGGCTATTATCGTTTTGAAATATTGGCCGCTCTGTTCAACGGAGTTACATTGTTCATCATCGCGGCATTCATTATTCGGGAAGCGTATGAGCGCTTTATTAATCCGCCTACAGTTGCAAGCGGATCGATGATGATCATCGCGTTCATCGGACTGCTCGCCAATCTTGCAAGCGCATGGTTCCTCATGCGGAAGGGCGATGTGAAGGATAACGTGAATGTCCGCAGCGCGTACCTCCATGTCATTGGAGATGCGCTCGGTTCGGTAGGGGCGATCGTCGCCGGTCTGTTCATGCTCGTATTCGAATGGTACATCGCCGACCCGATCATAAGCGTGGTGGTCTCGCTTCTGATTTTGAAGAGCGCGTGGGGCGTCATGAAGACTGCCGTCCACATCCTGATGGAAGGGACGCCGCCTACCATTGATTCCGACCAGGTGAAGAAGACGCTGCTAGCAATCGATGGCGTCCAGGAGGTGCATGATTTACACATCTGGACCGTATCGTCCGGCCTCGATTCGCTTACCTGCCATATCATGATTGATCATGACGGGGACAGCCAATTTATTTTGCAGCAGGCGATTCAGCAGATCGAACAGAAATACCGCATTCAGCACACGACGATACAGGTGGAGAAACCGGATTTCAATCATCCCAAAAGTAAATTTTGAGATAGCGGCAGAGCTTGATCTATGCGAATCTCATCTAGTCCGGCTTGGACACCAGCCTCTCAGCCTCTCAGCCTCCAGACCTTCACTTCGTTGCCTGCAAGAGCCCTCTGCTTAGAACGCGCAGCCATCTGATATGGCTGTGCGTTTTTTTTGCGTTCAAATCATGGGTTAAAC carries:
- a CDS encoding phytanoyl-CoA dioxygenase family protein; translated protein: MRPIQEHLDEFNKQGFTVIRGALQTEEADALKEGVLEAFQGPEDGYGPTIRTLMFEKGERFQRLIMQPGVVDFAEALLGRGCHMFAMNALRTPRNEGIDQWHVDEELFFPLPEGVEFDPRIQLPTFLVTCIYYLVDVTESMGPTQLIPGSHRSGREPDPTHNPPLYKGQGPVTIVAKKGDCLIFSGQTWHRGARNESDENRIVQQVMYGKRWISQRFYPFINYKMPQEIVDRWKDHPRMSRLLGMHRRGPYG
- a CDS encoding AraC family transcriptional regulator; its protein translation is MRRYTNEEFMDDDSFPFRAFPAPVSESIESHSHEFVELVFVVEGKGEHEYNHHFSPIAEGDVYMISPQTTHGYRLQTDSPLLVYNVIFQPSVFAEELEVMSRFNSFIDFFYIEPFLRSTASYKPHLNLKGRERLELKQMIERLIDEDRKREMGYQFFIKTTMIQLFIHLSRCYERMLHKVSFAAAEEETMFRHVREFIAAHYAQPLTLKQMSGLCGMSQSSFTSKFKQYSGKTFIEYRNEIRIEVAKEWLTKTDEKTVAIALEVGYEDLSYFNRVFKDCFGMPPGKYRELYRGK
- a CDS encoding ATP-binding protein, with the protein product MVAIYKDFTLNFFYIFFIPAVFFVLIRQFRDRKRLYQLSICAVFAVSLVSSMSVPVSINGLIYDFRAIPLTLGSLYGGVPVSIVLYLILIIYRHIMGNVNQLEYIISILPTMMIVSWIITKYAVLSIGQKVLAAIAAYFTIRMLTLASYLFLTDDIEFFLNPHFPWTLALIVLQSLLTGAFAYLLEFMERLLRFQEEIRKAEKLKLVTGIAASVAHEVRNPLTTVRGFIQLLGKEGLSQRNRIYYQQICLEELDRAQQIISDYLTLAKPDPERIEPIHILAEIQYVANVLSSYANMQNVRIEIDMERCVQDIQIVGDQSKFRQALINLCKNSIEAMPEGGTLTLATGLYKINPVISIKDTGIGMTKEQLNRLGTPFYSTKEKGTGLGTMVAFSILRTMAGEIETTSELGKGTACTIIFTKNPAGAMLPAADQQS
- a CDS encoding cation diffusion facilitator family transporter, whose protein sequence is MSIALAITSVIMLLEFIGGLITNSLALLSDSGHMLSDVGALALSLVAMALASRPPSPRKSYGYYRFEILAALFNGVTLFIIAAFIIREAYERFINPPTVASGSMMIIAFIGLLANLASAWFLMRKGDVKDNVNVRSAYLHVIGDALGSVGAIVAGLFMLVFEWYIADPIISVVVSLLILKSAWGVMKTAVHILMEGTPPTIDSDQVKKTLLAIDGVQEVHDLHIWTVSSGLDSLTCHIMIDHDGDSQFILQQAIQQIEQKYRIQHTTIQVEKPDFNHPKSKF